The nucleotide window acatagctAGTTAGGTCTATAATACGGTAACTGTTAAACTGCACTGTGTTGTGGGAAATGGAGGAACAGATTACACAGAATAGGTGAAACAAATTTAACAGCATATGGTTTAAAAATAGATCTTATAATAACGTTAATaattttgagtaaaatttgAATTGTTGGGTATGGTATGGTTGGATTGACAGTAGTGTTgtttctattaaaaataaatttggaaAAATCTCCCTTTTTTCATCTCAGCATGATAATAACTAAACTCACTTTGTATGAGGCTTATGAGAAATCTGGTAAAACACCTTTAGCATTTAGCATCATTAAGTCATTTATTCCACTAACCTCACTTTcccctcactctctttctctttctctccatccttTGGTCTGTGAGAGTGTCAGAACTTTGCATGTTTAGTTTTCACTAAAGCTGTCTGGCGTAATGGAATATCCTACCCATGAGGTAGCATGAGCAAAAGATGACGTAGCAGCTGATTTAAGTGTCTGAGATTATAGCTCAACAAGATATGAGATGAGTGTTGAAGCAAGCAGTTTGAAGCTTTTTGGGGGCaatacggtggcgcagcaggtagtcttgctgtcacacagctccagaggcctaaGGTTGTGGGCTCCAGCCcgtctccaggtgactgtaaagagtttggtgtgttctccccatgtctgcttGCTGTAggtactctggtttcctcccatggtccaaaaacacacattggtaggtggaatggcgatTCAAACGTATTCCTGTCTTGCTATTTTTTCCCTTGTCATTTTCACCCTCCTCCTCTCTGTAAAAGTTAGTCCTGcggttgtctttttttttttttttttttaaatcctaaaATTTTGCACACCAGATGTTTAGAATGGTCAGTTATATCTGATTTTTAAGACAGATAGAGTaaatttgattagaatacacatttacatatgCAGTGTAACATATCTTTGAAGTTAACAGGTCATCATTTATTTCACATACTCTAAAAACTATGAATGCACCCAGTTAGTGGGAAAGTGTCATCACTCTCAAAATCAATCTTCCATTCAAGCATCTACAGGTGCTTCTAAATAAACTAGaacatcatcaaaaagttaatttatttcattaattaaaaaaaacaaactcatATAGATTCGTTACAAATGGTGATctatttaaagtttttttttttcttttaatgttaattatatcttacagccaatgaaaacccaaaagtcattatctctgaaaatgaaaaataatcaacacaaaacatgcacaagcaacagggataatccttgaaaggattgtcacGAAAAAGGCAGTTCAAAACATTTGGGGGAGTGGACTGTGTTTAAAGAGtcaccacacacagatgtatccAGGACATGGTCCACAGCCGTTGCagtccttgtgtcaagccactcatgacccagagacaacgtCAGAAGTGTctaaagtgtctaaagtcttgttttcagatgaaagtaaattttgcttttcatttggaaatcaaggtcccagagccTTGattggaggaagagtggagaggcacctGGAAGTTGTAAACCAGTGGTAAACAGGCAGAGGAGAGAAAAACAGCTCTGAGATGATTTATAGGGACCTTAGACAAAGTATGACACACAATAAGTATAAAACTACTTTCCAACAAtaattttgtgtttaattttttatttatctgttttggGTCCCTCCTGTGTGTACTAAAATTCAAATAATATTTGAATACAAATTGCAGCAAGGAGTAACCTCAATCTAAATAATTTATCATAATCTCTGCCCTCAATTGATATTAAATTAACAGCTCAATGCAGTTTGAGGTGAGCATGTGATGATTTAGGCAGCTAGGATCTTATAATGAAATCTAATAAAATGTCTACATTTATGGTAtcaactgtttaaaaaaaaaaaatcaagtgaATAATAATGACATTCtatgattaatcatgattaatttgGAAGGTAAAAATGCTATTATTTCCCTGGTTTTTTGGAAGGGTGATAAAAAAAATTAGTGCATACAAAACAAATTGGTTGGAGGAAACTCTCCATTTTACTTTTAACATTTTGGAGTAGTTTTTTATGACATTTGTATTAGAATCTCTTAAGTTGCTGAGTAAAAGTTTCATGGagataattaaaaacaaacagaacgaAGATCAGACACAAGCTTTGAGAAAATTGCAGCATGTAGTTCACAGCCCAGAAAGTAAAACATCTTCATATTCCAGCTTCAACGACTTTTATAAGAGATAAATAAATGGATTAAGCCAAGTTTgagtaaaatgtaatttttgcagcaggtgtgtgtgtgtgagaacaaGTGAGAGAGCAAGTGAGTTAGAGAGATGAAGTGAGAGAGCAAGTGAGTTAGAGAGATGTTAAGAATGAGAGTTTTAATGCATATTTCTACATAAAAATACTGTATTCTACCTTCTGAACTTGACAGCGGTGATGCTGTGTTTACGTTCAGTAATAAAATTGCTAACGTCTGTAGGCTCTGTAAAAATTATGAGAGGAAGTTGTGGCAAAATTTGGTAAAATAATTACTTTGcgttaaagaaaaaatattaaaatgtccaGATTAATTACATTCGTTAACGCATTAACATTGACTGTATTCGTATACATTAACCATCCTACCTCTAGTGTTTAACTTAAGATAGCAAAAATATCTGGTCAGGTTCTTGTAAAATACGTTGTGAAAACTGTAAACTCAGAATTGAGCTGAAGAATTGGTTATAAGCAGAGTGCATCACGTCATCTTCCACCTTCGTGTTTAGTCTATGGGTTTGGTTTTCTGTGCATTAGGTGCTGACTAAAGTAATGATCAAATGAAGTGTGCAAATCTAACCGCTGTGCAGATGTCTCTACCCACTCATTCTCATgctttttctcacacacacaacagtcaaaccTAAGCTGATGTTGGCGTGTCATGCTTTGGGGCCAACTGAGGCTTTTTATGAAATGAATATGGTTTACAAGGCTGGGATGTAGAAAATTAAAATACTGACTCaaaatttgtcaacttttaaTAACTTCCATGACAGTGTCTATCAGAATCATTTTTTACATGTTTCCACAAACATTTAACTCCATGAAGGAGAGTGTTTAGCTGTTTAACTGTCAAATAGAGTTGAAAACACATGTCTAAGTATTAAGACATTAGTATAACCACCAGAGGGTGAACAGAACTACTGTTGATGACAttataacaattaattaattcacaGAATCAGGAGTATCAGGGAATTGACAGTTTGGAGGCTGTAAATATTAGTCAACCCTTAGAAGAATATATTAGCTACATTTAAACAAGAGtggaggggtttggtgtgttcttcttgtgtccACATTGTTTTCCTTCCACAATTAAAAAGTACGTTTGTATGTGGATTAGCTACTCAAacattgtccataggtgtgtgtattgccctgtgaaagactggcatccctccagggtgagttccctGAAAAGGATAAgtggttactgacaatgaatgaatgaacattgtgTATGTACAATGACACGTGGAAATAAAATATACCTGATgtctcatttaaatatttatgtttaaatataatgttttttaaattagtgAGTGTCACTGCTTTGTTGAGAAAGGCATTCAACTGTTTTTTTATGATCTCTATAGAAAAGTCAGTAAAATGGGATTGAGTGAAGTCATACAATTTAAAACCTTTGCCATGAACTGGAGTAGTCTTTGGTtgttgtgatccagaactaatcagcaGCATCTGTACATGTCCTTCATAATGATTATGTGGCAGAATGCTATccaatattaaaaaatgttctgTTAGCTAGTCTGAAGCCTGCCTAATACTCCCTACTGATACTCTTAatttcagggaaaaaaaatatgaaaagtgCTTGTAAATAAACTTTTGTCCATGTAGTGTATGTAAAGAGACTGCTACCACATGTTTGATGAATTTACTGTCCTACTCAAATACATATAAACTCATTAAAGCCTTAGTACTGAGCAACTGAGTTATGATTTTGAAAATTTCTGAAGAAAGGGATTGCTCAGTTAGCCTGGAAATTGGAGCCATAACTCTTACCAGTATGATGCAAGCTGAAGAAGGGCCATTCCCTTTGGGCAGTACAGACGTTTAGTTTAAATTATCCAGTTTTTTGGGAAACAATACTTTTTGTGGGTTATCTTAAGGAAATAACTTTTGTTAAATCACATCTTGAATCCACTTTATGTGCTAAATTTTtattatagttaaaaaaaaataagcccTTGTGATGAAGAAACATTTCTTAACCATTCCCATTGTTGCTTACTTGTCCAGTTTTAGCAATGGagataaaacaaaacagatcttaaatgaaatatacagcctaataaaaataacaaattctTTAGTTAGGGCTGCATGGTGGCACATATAGTGTTGCTGtaacacagctgcagggtcctggggttgtgggttcaagtcatgCTCTGTAATGAGCTTGGTattttgctccggtttcctcacactgGTAGGAgtatagctgtgagtgtgtggatgaaTTGGCACCCCCAGACTGTTATTTCTGGTTTACATACATAAATTCTTCATGGCAAAGGCTCAAATATTGAACTAAATAACCGAgggggtttttgtgtgtgtggtgtggtgtggtgtgggggTAAGGGGGTGGGTGGAAACATGTTCTCTCCTTTTGCTGAAATTTACCATGCGGCCTCCTCAGTGGttaaaagtgtcaaacaaaaggCACTTgccaaaaaaaagtgttttcctCTTACAAACCTACGTGTCACTACCAGTGTGGTTGGTTTCATCTGCATAAAGCCATAGATTAGTTTACTCTGATGAACTTGCATAAAAGAATATGTGGTTAAATGAGCCATAGTCTTAAAATTAAAGGGACACTCTTTCAACCTAAACCATTTCTGCTGCTTCTCTATACAGCAAATGGAGCCACAGTGAACATTTCAACATATTTCCCCATGTTTACAAAAGCACAAAAAGCTTTTGAGGCTCCTCTGACATACAACAAAATAAGCCAGTGGGCTGTTCCAGAATTGTGTCTAAAAGTTTGTGAAACAAATTTGTAAAATACTGGTTAATTAAATGTGTTCATTCTAGGATTAAATTTTCAAAGTGAATAATTTAATAGTATTTTAGGATATTTATCAGCTTTCAGCTTTATCAGTTTtcaaatggtgcttttccactgcatgtaaCCTACATAACTATTCTACACAGCACAGCTCTTATGCTTTTCCAATTGCCAAATCTGATACCTGgtccctggtccctggagctgggtaAGTTTTCAGTCACAGCTCACACTGGGTTCTAATAGCTTTCTCATTAGAAGAGGTTTGTATGCTCCTTGGGCTGATGGCTGACAAAAATTTTCAGGGAAAGCCAaacatgcaacaagtaaaactgtgagaactggggtgcggagccgtgttcagtctaaaaaacaaaacaacacgcaaatacactgagtaaacagcgcctaaccttaccaccactgttgttgtggtttccaaagccagcGAGTCCTGTTAGGGATGGGGTTTTTAACGTCTCCGGCTCTATTTTGTGGGGGAGCCCTGTtagtggaaaagtgaccaggTTTAAGCGAGCCGAGCCTTGTTGAGTCGAGACATGTAGACTAAGGATGTATATCTTCACCACTAAGGTCGATTCGATACGCATCTCGATACACTGCCACCGATACGATATTATTGCGATACACTGAAAACGCTTGTCGATACAATGCGATACAAATCACTCCTGTTCAGGATACAGTGCAATTCAAAAATGATTTGATAACGATATGACTTAATTATAAGAGGATTTGGTTTGATAAGTAATAATTCGATACATTTAGTTGAGGTTTGAGGATGTATTAGCCtaacccatcagttttcttaactCAATAGCACAATTCTGCTTTACTCTCTGTAACGATCTGAGGGATGTATGCATCTGGTTGTTTTCAATGGAGTAAAAccaatacataatataaaaaaatgcataattcaATACATTCAGACAGAGAATTACGTTTTATTCAGTTGAATTACTCAGTTATATTCTCCGtctatatttatacaaaatgtataaaacatattaaaatgaacAGTTTTCAAAAGTGCAGTATTAAAAATGTGCATAGAGAAAATTATGATTTACAACACATACTATTGTCTGCTAGACATATCTGCTACTCCACACCGTGCCGTCGTGGAGGTTCATCGTGCCGTCACCAGGTTTGTCGTGTTACTAGCGTATTTTATAGCCCCACGGCATTGCAGATTGAGTGCATCTTGTTAAGTTGACCACCTCgcttaaaaaaacccaaaatatggtcacacgtttgatttgtgtgtctttttttgGTGCATTAAATATCTCTTTGTCATTGCTAATGTTCTCGTTTCCTTCCATTTTTGTTGTGTACGTCTGGGTGCTTGAGTCCGTGCCTGAGGACCCGATGGTGCATTTATGTTGCCTCAGAACTAAAGAAATCAATGAAAAAATACGTTGACTCAGAATATACGTTAGAATAAGGAATAGAtactgcaaaacaaaacaaccgaTTTAACCATGGTCTTTGCCGATGCAAAAAGGCTAGAGGAGATGCACCGTAAATTCGCCCGCAAATTAAACCCGATGCAACTTGAATCTACCGGTGCAGTCGCATTGCAGACATGTGTGCCGAACCACTGATGTGAATCGGTGAATCTCCCCATCCCTAATTTAGACCCaagcggtggaaaagcaccaaaagaTTCCATGGCACTGATATGGATATCTGAGAATATTAATTGCATATATGCCATTGTTTTCTATGTAGGAAAATGTTCCTTTACATAGGTTCCACCAGGAGTAAGAATTGTCCTTGTTCCATACATTAATATTAACTTTTGACTGTAAGTTGCTTATGAACAAATGTGGTGCATGTGAGTTGTTTATGGGAACAGAAACACCAAATTAGATAAATAAGAGTAAGCCAAATTCTAATCATTATGACAAGAACTAATGAATTTTCTACTACACACTAGTCACACTGAGATTAAATTGTCCATATTGACAATGATGAATTTTTTCTGCTCTTTTCTTGTTTCTGTAGTATGCCCTAATGTCTTTTAATTAGCAATGTTGTGTAATGTATCTGATTAGAGTAACCATTGTAGCTGTCTCTATATATGTTTCCTTTGTGAGGAAGCAGAAGAAGCTCTATTTAGCTCCAATGTTCACACACAGGAAATGCAGTTCTAGAGTGAAGAACGTAGTATACTTTATATTACAACTCAAGTCCTTTTAGTTTGGCCAGATTTTGGGGCAGTGTTTGTTTAAGAACACTGCATGCATCACCAAACATTCCCTACACTGGACATGTCCAACTTACTGTGTTTTCAAAAGCATCCGATTATTGGCCTGCATCAACATGGTTTGGCCCTGAGCTGATTTGCTTAtccacactcttcacaaacagATCTGTGGGGAACTTTCGCCTCTCCCCAGAAATATCCTACTATTATCATTGCCAAGAAGCTCCAGgcacacattttttttgttgcttATGTTGATGCCAAAAGAGGTCTTGAACTCTGCAAAGCAGTAGAAACTTATATGCACTGTGTGTGTACTTGGTCTGTCACTTAGTGGCTGAGTTGATGTGGTTTCTAAATGCATCCACATTTCAATAATACCACTTACgttcacactgaaacactgatatatatatatatatatatatatatatatatatatatatatatatatatatatatatatatatatatatatatatatatatatatatatatatatatatctcctctCATAGAGTGAGTTATAGATGATAATAGAGCCAGACTAGCATTGTGTTAGATGTCTTGTCCACAATGACAGGGTTCTAACAGTTGTTAGTGTTTGTCATCGACTTCATTACTATTGTCACTCTAACAAGCTTCTAGCAAAGGCCTTCAAGTTTCACTGGTTAATCTAAATAGATCTGGCCAATAGTTTGCTTATTTTGGTATTATattgaaaaccccaaattcagtatctcagaaaatctgaatattacttaagaccagtacaaaaaaaggatatttagaaatgctggccaactgataagtatgaacatgtacaatactcaatacttagttggggctccttttgcctgaattactgcagcaatgcggcgtggcatgaAGTCGAttagtctgtggcactgctcagatgttatgagagcccaggttgctctgatagtggccttcagctcttctgcattgttgggtctggtgtattacatcttcctcttcacaataccctatagattttctatggggttaaggtcaggcgagtttgctaaTTAATAATAGGGATACCATGGTCTTTAAACCAgatactggtagctttggcaagTGTTAAGTCATgtttgaaaatgaaatctgcatctccataaagttggtcagcagcaggaagcatgaagtgctctaaaacgtcctggtagacggctgcgttAACCTTGggcctcagaaaacacagtggaccaacaccagcagataaCATGACActactcagcagcagtccagtccttttttgtctttagcccaggcgaCACGCATCTGATGCTGTCtgttgttcaagagtggcttcacacaaggaatgcgacagctgaaacccatgtcttgcatacgtctgtgcgtggtggttcttgaagcactgactccagctgcagttcAGTCTTTGTGAATCACCCACTCTTTTTGAATGGGTTTGCTTCACAAttctctccagggtgcggttttCCCTATtgattttacacttttttctaccacatcttttccttcccttcgactctttattaatgtgcttggacacagagctctgtgaacagccagcctctttaacaattatttttttcctcttgtcctgcttgtgtaaggtatCAATGGTTGTGTTTTGGACACCTGTCAAATCAGCAGTCTttcccatgattgtgtagcctacagaacaagactgagagaccatttaaaggcctttgcaggtgttttgagttaattagctgataaGAGTGTGGCatcaggtgtcttcaatattgaaccttttccacaattaatgattataatatacaagtttcactctttgaatggaattactgaaataaatcaactttttcatgatatacTAATTTTATGAACAGTACCTGTACTATGGGAAATGTTTTACTCATCTGTCTGAAAATGTACCCTGGCTTCATCTACAAATACAAAGAAgtaaaaaaactaaactaaaactaaaGAAGTAAATTTCAGAGACCATTTCTTGCCTCATAGACTACATTTGTGATAAGAGAATATGAACCTGTTATCTGTTATTTATTTGAGTTAATGAAACTGTACTATGGTTTTGCAGACCTTTGACATTTCTCTTAGTCTAGTGAGAACAGAGTGTAGAATTTGACCTGATTCACATTCAGTTAACCCAGCTGCCCCTCCACTTCTCTGTAGAAAACCACACAGACTGTGGTGAACTGCACTCTGCTCTGCACAGGATTTTTCTGTACTAAacaatttctttatttttctctacACTAATATGTGATTCTGTCTTCAAATACAAGCAAATAATTGTTTCTAAAAGAGATTTCTACCTATTCTTTTTGCATAATTCAATGTAAATTATCAGACATTTTGATGTGTATTAGTTTACTGTGGAGAAATGTACTGActtctttacagtggtggtcatatgcttttttatttacaatataaaACTCGCCACAAGGCTACATATGTCTTGGGATGTTGTATACATAAAGATGATGTTGGTAAAGTAGTGGTAATCCTAAATAATacagaatattttttaattaaaatagccTGTATTTGCTTAACccataaatatatttgaaaaaatacttctatacatttctgaaaaaaagtcAGACATTGGAAAATTATTTCATGTTAATTTATGTAAACTTTTTTGTAAGGACGCTTCTAGAAATATTCAGTTGTCTTGTTCCCCACCACATCAAAACTTCACACATCAGATGCTTTTCGGTCTTGTCCTATAAATATTACACTGACCCACCCCACTCCCCCAACACACAATTTCAAGTTGTTTTCTCTTATCAACGGTTTTGGTGCTGTACCATTTCTGCATAGTTGTTacgattatatatatatatatattctatattatatatatatatatattctgtagctatttataaacttaccatgtccacatttttatttaattttttatatttatttttatatatatatatatatttttttctaaagttTATATTCTGTGTATTACTGAAATGGTTAATGATGATTTGGGGGTATTGATTGCTCATTTTGCAGTTTGGTTGCTTTGTTTGAAGGAGAAAACCACAATTTCCTGTAGATGCAGtactttttttctcttcctttcaGTAAAGGTGGAACATTTTGTCCCCTCACCTAAACCTCATTCGCCCCCTCCCCTAATCTGCTCATTAAAAAACAAGTTACATACAAACTTCACATCTTATGTAATCTCCATCATCCACCATCTCTCATCATACCATTTTTGATCTCCATCACCTGACGAGTACAGTCTGCAGCCATGCCAAAGTTTTACTGTGCATTTCTGCTGGGTTCACTGGTGCTCATCTGTCTGCAGTCATACACAGCTGGCCAGAGTAAGAGATATATGTACTTTTCAGATAATTGCTCTTTTATACGGTATTTATGACATTTTGTGTTCTTTCTTGTAACATTGTCCATTACCTGGCACTAATGTGTTTGGGCCTGAGTGCTTTTGTCTGGTCTATAGACATCTCATAACATAAAGTGTTCTTTGACTCTTCTTtttcaagtaattttttttgtacatgTAATCAGACAAAGGCAATTCATGCATTTATAATTGTGCTTGTGTGTTCATTGTTCTATACAGAACAATTtactttactaaagaacccttgaaggaccatttttaaaggtgcactCTGACTGAATGCCTATTTCATATGCCcagttgtaaaaagtgtaaAGGCAAAGTTTCTCAAAttggttcatttttaattgcactGGTGAATCAAAACCTGGAACATTTTCTcccatgtttgtttaatttatgtatttagatacactttaaaaacataaagatattttcaaattatttagCTTCTGATTAGTATATAATACATTCTATAATAATATGTTTTTCGCCAAGCAGGTGGAAAATCACCAGAGGAATGCTGCTTTAAGTTCTACAACAAACCAATTCCCATTAAATCCATCTCAGTATATGAAGAAACAAGATTTGAGTGTCCAAAAGCAGGAGTTGTGTAAGTTTTCACCCTCTTACATTGACTattcatatataaaaaaactataaaaaactAAATTGTGTATGGTCCCATAGTGACTTTGCATCATTTGAAATTTTCAGTCCCAAAGAAATCCCTGCTGTAATGAAAAGTGGAACCAATGTCAATTTATTCAgtttacattaacattaatcTTGTTTATTCTTCAGGTTTATCACCAATAAAGGCCTTCGGATCTGTGTGGACCCCAACTTCAAGTGGGTAAAGCGGGCCATAGACCAGATTGATCTTCGAGTTTTGGAAGGGTCAACCAGTGATTaaatcctctctctctattactGTGAAATCAGCTTTCATTATCTTAACAAAATACACTTTTCATAACTAAAATTTTCATACGTCATATAGAAATATGACTCTTTCTAGAGGGTTaaactattttattttctctggaTAAACCTGGCATTTTCTAAATAAGCtcacacaaaataaatgttgctttttgttatatttcaaataagttatattgcattatttttcaataaaaacatttttgaacagaaaacagtgttttgttcatgtttttaaactataacttttaatattacatatttttacttttttttcttttttcttttttttttttttttacaaatttgtatttttactttgtaTATTACTAAATATAGCCAGTACAAGTGGCACAGTGGGAGCCaagcacaaataaacacaattgaGGGGAATACACTAGTATGAGTCTTTCTTTGTAGACAGAAGAGTATGGTCAAATTTGTTTAGAAGATATGCATTTGTCACAACTGTGTCCTCAAAGTCGTCTTTAAATTTTGTAGATCATGTCTGATAGGCTTTTACCTTTATTCACAGGTTTCagttgattattattattattattttgttcaaTGAGTGAGGTAAGATTGTTAATTCAAATTTTTCTGAACCATAAATAGTTTGGGCCTTAATCAAggacaaaagacaaaaaaaagcatttttggTTGTTGTAAAACATCTAATGATATGTCTCTTCCTCATTTAACATATTAATGACTGTGAACTCATGCATTAGGTGCAGTTaatacacacccagagtggcggACAGCTATCCTCATTTTTTTAGCTAACATATTTGAACTACTTGATGATGTCTACTTTATATAACATTTGATGCAGTGCATACTGACACAGTCCAGTGAAGTTTTAcacttttttgtatattttttaaccCATTTGGCCAAATTAAACTTGGTGGTCTTATATTAACTTGTATTAAAAGTCTGCAAGATTTCAAACTACTATTGGAAATCTCATGCAAATGTTGTTAAGCTAGTAGGGGAAAAAATCTAGTTGAAAATATTGTCCTATATAACAACAGTGTTTGTTCAAATCACGTGAAGTGGCCATGACATTCAGCTGTT belongs to Hoplias malabaricus isolate fHopMal1 chromosome 9, fHopMal1.hap1, whole genome shotgun sequence and includes:
- the LOC136707809 gene encoding C-C motif chemokine 4 homolog isoform X1, which codes for MPKFYCAFLLGSLVLICLQSYTAGQTGGKSPEECCFKFYNKPIPIKSISVYEETRFECPKAGVVFITNKGLRICVDPNFKWVKRAIDQIDLRVLEGSTSD
- the LOC136707809 gene encoding C-C motif chemokine 4 homolog isoform X2; its protein translation is MPKFYCAFLLGSLVLICLQSYTAGQSGKSPEECCFKFYNKPIPIKSISVYEETRFECPKAGVVFITNKGLRICVDPNFKWVKRAIDQIDLRVLEGSTSD